From Zingiber officinale cultivar Zhangliang chromosome 5B, Zo_v1.1, whole genome shotgun sequence, the proteins below share one genomic window:
- the LOC121984306 gene encoding BTB/POZ and MATH domain-containing protein 2-like isoform X2 produces the protein MGSSRTFRGGISDRPFASASLQSSAPCQQPTETTSTSVTETVNGSHHFKISGYSLIKGMRVGKYAASDTFRAGGYDWAVYFYPDGKSEEDRASYVSLFVALASDGTDVRALFELTLLDQSGKERHKIHTHFGRTLESGPYTLKYRGSMWGYKRFFKRTALETSDYLKDDCLLVNCTVGVVRSFTEGPKIYTIRVPLSNIAQHFGQLLHSEEATDVSFEVDDEIFHVHKLVLAARSPVFRAQLFGPMKDSNMRCLKVEDMEALVFKALLHFIYWDSLPDLEEVTGLNSKCASTLMTQHLLAAADRYAVDRLKLLCEAKLCEDVTINTVATTLALAEQHHCFQLKSVCLKFVASPENLRAVMQTEGFEYLKRPASTQVTNLMARMHMEGE, from the exons ATGGGTAGCAGTAGGACCTTCCGAGGAGGCATCTCCGACCGTCCCTTCGCATCCGCGTCGTTGCAGTCCTCTGCGCCTTGCCAGCAGCCGACAGAGACGACTTCGACGTCGGTCACTGAGACGGTGAACGGCTCGCACCACTTCAAGATTTCCGGGTACTCGCTGATCAAGGGGATGCGAGTGGGGAAGTACGCGGCTTCGGACACGTTCAGGGCTGGGGGCTATGACTGGGCCGTCTACTTCTACCCCGACGGGAAGAGCGAGGAGGACCGGGCGTCGTATGTGTCCCTCTTCGTGGCGCTCGCCAGCGACGGGACAGATGTGAGGGCGCTCTTCGAGCTCACGCTGCTGGACCAGAGCGGGAAGGAGCGGCACAAGATTCATACCCACTTTGGGAGGACGCTGGAGAGCGGCCCCTACACCCTTAAATATCGTGGAAGCATGTG GGGATATAAGCGTTTCTTCAAAAGAACTGCTTTGGAGACCTCAGATTACCTCAAGGATGATTGCCTATTAGTTAATTGTACTGTTGGTGTTGTTAGATCTTTCACTGAAGGGCCCAAGATTTATACCATACGAGTGCCACTGTCAAACATAGCTCAGCATTTTGGCCAGCTTCTTCATAGTGAAGAGGCAACCGATGTGAGTTTTGAAGTTGATGATGAGATTTTCCATGTTCATAAGTTGGTATTAGCAGCTCGATCACCAGTATTTAGGGCACAGCTTTTTGGTCCAATGAAAGATAGTAACATGCGCTGCTTAAAGGTAGAAGACATGGAGGCTCTGGTATTTAAG GCTTTACTTCATTTCATATACTGGGATTCACTACCTGACTTGGAAGAGGTTACCGGTCTTAACTCAAAGTGTGCTTCCACTCTAATGACTCAGCATTTGCTTGCTGCTGCAGACCGCTATGCAGTAGATAGGCTTAAACTACTCTGTGAAGCCAAGTTATGTGAGGATGTTACCATAAATACTGTGGCCACTACTCTGGCTCTGGCCGAGCAGCACCACTGTTTTCAGCTTAAGTCCGTTTGTCTTAAATTCGTTGCTTCACCCGAGAATTTGAGAG CTGTAATGCAGACGGAGGGATTTGAATACTTGAAG CGTCCAGCGTCTACGCAGGTGACGAACTTGATGGCACGGATGCATATGGAAGGAGAGTGA
- the LOC121984306 gene encoding BTB/POZ and MATH domain-containing protein 1-like isoform X1, protein MGSSRTFRGGISDRPFASASLQSSAPCQQPTETTSTSVTETVNGSHHFKISGYSLIKGMRVGKYAASDTFRAGGYDWAVYFYPDGKSEEDRASYVSLFVALASDGTDVRALFELTLLDQSGKERHKIHTHFGRTLESGPYTLKYRGSMWGYKRFFKRTALETSDYLKDDCLLVNCTVGVVRSFTEGPKIYTIRVPLSNIAQHFGQLLHSEEATDVSFEVDDEIFHVHKLVLAARSPVFRAQLFGPMKDSNMRCLKVEDMEALVFKALLHFIYWDSLPDLEEVTGLNSKCASTLMTQHLLAAADRYAVDRLKLLCEAKLCEDVTINTVATTLALAEQHHCFQLKSVCLKFVASPENLRAVMQTEGFEYLKVSCPSILTELLRYVAKRGRTSAASSVYAGDELDGTDAYGRRVRPRNIC, encoded by the exons ATGGGTAGCAGTAGGACCTTCCGAGGAGGCATCTCCGACCGTCCCTTCGCATCCGCGTCGTTGCAGTCCTCTGCGCCTTGCCAGCAGCCGACAGAGACGACTTCGACGTCGGTCACTGAGACGGTGAACGGCTCGCACCACTTCAAGATTTCCGGGTACTCGCTGATCAAGGGGATGCGAGTGGGGAAGTACGCGGCTTCGGACACGTTCAGGGCTGGGGGCTATGACTGGGCCGTCTACTTCTACCCCGACGGGAAGAGCGAGGAGGACCGGGCGTCGTATGTGTCCCTCTTCGTGGCGCTCGCCAGCGACGGGACAGATGTGAGGGCGCTCTTCGAGCTCACGCTGCTGGACCAGAGCGGGAAGGAGCGGCACAAGATTCATACCCACTTTGGGAGGACGCTGGAGAGCGGCCCCTACACCCTTAAATATCGTGGAAGCATGTG GGGATATAAGCGTTTCTTCAAAAGAACTGCTTTGGAGACCTCAGATTACCTCAAGGATGATTGCCTATTAGTTAATTGTACTGTTGGTGTTGTTAGATCTTTCACTGAAGGGCCCAAGATTTATACCATACGAGTGCCACTGTCAAACATAGCTCAGCATTTTGGCCAGCTTCTTCATAGTGAAGAGGCAACCGATGTGAGTTTTGAAGTTGATGATGAGATTTTCCATGTTCATAAGTTGGTATTAGCAGCTCGATCACCAGTATTTAGGGCACAGCTTTTTGGTCCAATGAAAGATAGTAACATGCGCTGCTTAAAGGTAGAAGACATGGAGGCTCTGGTATTTAAG GCTTTACTTCATTTCATATACTGGGATTCACTACCTGACTTGGAAGAGGTTACCGGTCTTAACTCAAAGTGTGCTTCCACTCTAATGACTCAGCATTTGCTTGCTGCTGCAGACCGCTATGCAGTAGATAGGCTTAAACTACTCTGTGAAGCCAAGTTATGTGAGGATGTTACCATAAATACTGTGGCCACTACTCTGGCTCTGGCCGAGCAGCACCACTGTTTTCAGCTTAAGTCCGTTTGTCTTAAATTCGTTGCTTCACCCGAGAATTTGAGAG CTGTAATGCAGACGGAGGGATTTGAATACTTGAAGGTCAGTTGCCCATCTATTCTGACTGAGCTTCTACGATATGTTGCTAAGAGGGGTAGAACTTCTGCAGCGTCCAGCGTCTACGCAGGTGACGAACTTGATGGCACGGATGCATATGGAAGGAGAGTGAGACCTCGGAATATTTGTTGA